The proteins below are encoded in one region of Oharaeibacter diazotrophicus:
- a CDS encoding MDR family MFS transporter, translating into MATTAPAAITEEDRRQIVIGALISMLLAALDQTIVAPALPTIGAVLGDAEWLPWVISAYFLTGTAVTPLYGKLADLKGRRPVLFAAVGIFLVGSVVCAAAPTMPVLVIGRAIQGLGGGGLIALAQTIIGDVVPPRERSRYMVYITGVWAFASLAGPVVGGFFAQHLSWTLIFWINLPIGAGALLLSERTLRKLPVVRRDHRLDLLGAALVVAATVALQLALTFGGRDLPWTSPEILGLFAAALALFVVFGVHLTRAPEPLVPPRVLANPVIATATFSLFFSSIAFVGLSVYFPIYLELVVGLGPASSGVALVAFLGGTVSGANLAGRIMRKSERYKRIAVAGSTLAVAMLVLLAVVAPTGSFVAVEILIALIGLGVGTQFPVTTVSVQNAAEQRDLGVATAALAFLRSLGSVIGVAVLGAVLISTGVAAAVGEGMHQAGGAAAGEAAAVFRWVFAVAAAAQAASLVLLLAMEEKPLRGHAGPPPVELE; encoded by the coding sequence ATGGCCACGACCGCCCCCGCCGCGATCACCGAGGAGGATCGCCGCCAGATCGTCATCGGCGCGCTGATCTCCATGCTGCTCGCCGCGCTCGACCAGACCATCGTGGCGCCGGCGCTGCCGACCATCGGTGCCGTGCTCGGCGACGCCGAGTGGCTGCCCTGGGTGATCTCGGCCTATTTCCTGACCGGCACCGCGGTGACGCCGCTCTACGGCAAGCTCGCCGACCTCAAGGGCCGGCGGCCGGTGCTGTTCGCCGCCGTCGGCATCTTCCTGGTCGGCTCCGTGGTCTGCGCCGCCGCCCCGACCATGCCGGTGCTGGTGATCGGCCGCGCGATCCAGGGCCTCGGCGGCGGCGGCCTGATCGCGCTCGCCCAGACCATCATCGGCGATGTCGTGCCGCCGCGCGAACGCTCGCGCTACATGGTCTACATCACCGGCGTCTGGGCCTTCGCCAGCCTCGCCGGCCCGGTCGTCGGCGGCTTCTTCGCCCAGCACCTGTCGTGGACGCTGATCTTCTGGATCAACCTGCCGATCGGCGCCGGTGCGCTCCTCTTGTCCGAGCGCACTCTGCGCAAGCTGCCGGTGGTGCGCCGCGACCACCGGCTCGACCTCCTTGGCGCCGCGCTGGTGGTGGCGGCGACGGTGGCGCTGCAGCTGGCGCTGACCTTCGGCGGCCGCGACCTGCCGTGGACGTCGCCGGAGATCCTCGGCCTGTTTGCCGCCGCGCTCGCGCTGTTCGTCGTGTTCGGCGTCCACCTGACGCGGGCGCCGGAACCGCTGGTGCCGCCGCGCGTCCTCGCCAATCCGGTGATCGCCACCGCGACCTTCAGCCTGTTCTTCTCCTCGATCGCCTTCGTCGGCCTGTCGGTCTATTTTCCGATCTACCTCGAGCTGGTGGTCGGCCTCGGCCCGGCGAGCTCCGGCGTCGCGCTGGTCGCCTTCCTCGGCGGCACCGTCAGCGGCGCCAACCTCGCCGGCCGGATCATGCGCAAGAGCGAGCGCTACAAGCGCATCGCGGTCGCCGGCAGCACCCTCGCGGTCGCCATGCTGGTGCTGCTCGCCGTGGTGGCGCCGACCGGCTCGTTCGTCGCGGTCGAGATCCTGATCGCGCTGATCGGGCTCGGCGTCGGCACCCAGTTCCCGGTCACCACCGTCTCGGTGCAGAACGCCGCCGAGCAGCGCGACCTCGGCGTCGCCACCGCGGCGCTCGCCTTCCTGCGCTCGCTCGGCTCGGTGATCGGCGTCGCCGTGCTCGGCGCGGTGCTGATCTCGACCGGTGTCGCCGCGGCGGTCGGCGAGGGCATGCATCAGGCGGGCGGTGCGGCCGCCGGCGAGGCCGCCGCGGTGTTCCGCTGGGTCTTCGCCGTGGCCGCCGCCGCTCAGGCCGCCTCGCTCGTCCTGCTGCTCGCCATGGAGGAGAAGCCGCTACGCGGCCACGCCGGTCCTCCGCCGGTCGAGTTGGAGTAG
- a CDS encoding NAD-dependent succinate-semialdehyde dehydrogenase, which translates to MTIALKDPTLLKTQCFVDGAFVGEGTVAVTDPADGTLIAKVPNFGAAETAAAIDAAEKAMGPWAAKTAKERSAVLRRWFDLIVANRDDLALILTTEQGKPIAEARGEIDYAAAYIEFYAEEAKRVYGETLPSHRADARILVIRQPIGVVCAITPWNFPAAMITRKIAPALAVGCTAVVKPALETPLTALALAELGARAGLPAGVLSFVTGHAPPIGEVMTSHPAVRLVSFTGSTAVGKLLAKQCTGTLKRTALELGGNAPFIVFDDADLDAAVEGAMVSKFRNMGQTCVCANRLYVQRGVYDAFVAKLTAAVAKLEVGVGTEPGVTQGPLITEKAVAKVEEHLADALAKGAEVVLGGKRHARGGTFFEPTVLSGVTQDMKVSKEETFGPVAPVFPFDTEEQVVAWANDTEFGLASYFFSRDVGRIFRVAEKLQYGMVGINSGLISTELAPFGGIKESGNGREGSHHGIDEFVEKKYMLVAGLDR; encoded by the coding sequence ATGACGATCGCCCTCAAGGACCCGACCCTCCTCAAGACCCAGTGCTTCGTCGACGGTGCCTTCGTCGGCGAGGGCACGGTCGCGGTCACCGACCCGGCCGACGGCACACTGATCGCCAAGGTGCCGAACTTCGGCGCCGCCGAGACCGCCGCCGCCATCGACGCCGCCGAGAAGGCCATGGGCCCGTGGGCGGCGAAGACCGCCAAGGAGCGCTCCGCGGTGCTCCGGCGCTGGTTCGACCTGATCGTCGCCAACCGCGACGACCTCGCGCTGATCCTGACCACCGAGCAGGGCAAGCCGATCGCCGAGGCCCGCGGCGAGATCGACTACGCCGCCGCCTACATCGAGTTCTACGCCGAGGAGGCCAAGCGCGTTTACGGCGAGACGCTGCCCTCGCACCGCGCCGACGCCCGCATCCTGGTGATCCGCCAGCCGATCGGCGTCGTCTGCGCGATCACGCCGTGGAACTTCCCGGCGGCGATGATCACCCGCAAGATCGCCCCGGCGCTCGCGGTCGGCTGCACCGCGGTGGTCAAGCCGGCGCTCGAGACCCCGCTGACGGCGCTCGCCCTCGCCGAACTCGGCGCGCGTGCCGGCCTGCCGGCCGGCGTCCTCTCCTTCGTCACCGGCCACGCCCCGCCGATCGGCGAGGTGATGACCTCGCACCCGGCCGTCCGCCTCGTCTCCTTCACCGGCTCCACCGCCGTCGGCAAGCTGCTGGCCAAGCAGTGCACCGGCACGCTGAAGCGCACCGCGCTCGAACTCGGCGGCAACGCGCCCTTCATCGTCTTCGACGACGCCGACCTCGACGCCGCGGTCGAGGGCGCGATGGTCTCGAAGTTCCGCAACATGGGCCAGACCTGCGTCTGCGCCAACCGGCTCTACGTCCAGCGCGGCGTCTACGACGCCTTCGTCGCCAAGCTGACCGCCGCGGTCGCCAAGCTCGAGGTCGGCGTCGGCACCGAGCCCGGCGTCACCCAGGGCCCGCTGATCACCGAGAAGGCGGTCGCCAAGGTCGAGGAGCATCTCGCCGACGCCCTCGCCAAGGGCGCCGAGGTGGTGCTCGGCGGCAAGCGCCACGCCCGCGGCGGTACCTTCTTCGAGCCGACCGTGCTCTCCGGCGTCACCCAGGACATGAAGGTGTCCAAGGAGGAGACCTTCGGCCCGGTCGCCCCGGTGTTCCCGTTCGACACCGAGGAGCAGGTGGTCGCCTGGGCCAACGACACCGAGTTCGGCCTCGCCTCCTACTTCTTCTCGCGCGACGTCGGCCGGATCTTCCGCGTCGCCGAGAAGCTGCAGTACGGAATGGTCGGCATCAACTCGGGCCTGATCTCCACCGAACTCGCCCCCTTCGGCGGCATCAAGGAGAGCGGCAACGGCCGCGAGGGCTCGCACCACGGCATCGATGAGTTCGTGGAGAAGAAGTACATGCTGGTCGCCGGCCTCGACCGCTGA
- the gabT gene encoding 4-aminobutyrate--2-oxoglutarate transaminase: MTTNAELAARRQLAIPKGLGTAYTVFTERAENAEMWDVEGRRYVDFAGGIAVLNVGHRHPKVIAAVKAQLDAYTHTCFQVTPYEPYVALAEKLNAIAPFKGPAKTIFFTTGAEATENAVKIARAATGRSAIVAFAGGFHGRTMMAMAMTGKVAPYKKKFGPMPNEVYHVPFPVADHGTTTADSLKALEFLFRADVEPSRVAAIIVEPVQGEGGFYEAPKDLLVALRTICDEHGIILVADEVQTGFARTGKIFAMENTGVEPDLVTVAKSLAGGFPLSGVVGKAAVMDAADAGGLGGTYAGSPIALAAALATLDVIESEGLCARADAIGERVKARLKQIAMRNDIVPITGIRGPGAMIGFDIVKNRGTYEPDADATKRVTQAAIEDGLILLSCGVYSNVIRILVPLTVSDEVLDEGLAKLEAALVKAKG, translated from the coding sequence ATGACCACCAACGCCGAACTCGCCGCCCGCCGCCAGCTCGCCATCCCCAAGGGCCTCGGCACCGCCTACACGGTCTTCACCGAGCGCGCCGAGAACGCCGAGATGTGGGACGTCGAGGGTCGCCGCTACGTCGACTTCGCCGGCGGCATCGCGGTGCTCAACGTCGGCCACCGCCACCCCAAGGTGATCGCCGCGGTGAAGGCGCAGCTCGACGCCTACACCCACACCTGCTTCCAGGTGACGCCCTACGAGCCCTACGTGGCGCTCGCCGAGAAGCTGAACGCGATCGCCCCGTTCAAGGGCCCCGCCAAGACGATCTTCTTCACCACCGGCGCCGAGGCGACCGAGAACGCGGTGAAGATCGCCCGCGCCGCCACCGGCCGCTCGGCGATCGTCGCCTTCGCCGGCGGCTTCCACGGCCGCACCATGATGGCGATGGCCATGACCGGCAAGGTCGCGCCCTACAAGAAGAAGTTCGGCCCGATGCCGAACGAGGTCTACCACGTGCCCTTCCCGGTCGCCGACCACGGCACCACCACCGCCGACAGCCTGAAGGCGCTGGAGTTCCTGTTCCGCGCCGACGTCGAGCCCTCGCGCGTCGCCGCCATCATCGTCGAGCCCGTGCAGGGCGAGGGCGGCTTCTACGAGGCGCCGAAGGATCTCCTGGTCGCGCTGCGCACCATCTGCGACGAGCACGGCATCATCCTGGTCGCCGACGAGGTCCAGACCGGCTTCGCCCGCACCGGCAAGATCTTCGCCATGGAGAACACCGGCGTCGAGCCGGATCTGGTTACGGTCGCCAAGTCGCTCGCCGGCGGCTTCCCGCTGTCGGGCGTGGTCGGCAAGGCCGCGGTGATGGACGCCGCCGATGCCGGCGGTCTCGGCGGCACCTACGCCGGTTCGCCGATCGCCCTCGCGGCCGCGCTCGCCACCCTCGACGTCATCGAGAGCGAGGGCCTGTGCGCCCGCGCCGACGCCATCGGCGAGCGCGTCAAGGCGCGCCTGAAGCAGATCGCCATGCGCAACGACATCGTCCCGATCACCGGCATCCGCGGCCCGGGCGCCATGATCGGCTTCGACATCGTCAAGAACCGCGGCACCTACGAGCCGGACGCCGACGCCACCAAGCGGGTGACCCAGGCGGCGATCGAGGACGGCCTGATCCTCCTGTCCTGCGGCGTCTACTCCAACGTGATCCGCATCCTGGTGCCGCTCACGGTTTCCGACGAGGTGCTCGACGAGGGCCTCGCCAAGCTCGAGGCCGCCCTGGTCAAGGCCAAGGGCTGA
- a CDS encoding LysR substrate-binding domain-containing protein yields the protein MTRRLPPLSALRAFEAVARLGSVRKAAEELGVDHSAVARHVRNLEAAVGVRLIDTGTRGSTPTPEGRRYAEQAALAFDVLAAATAALRPAGKRGELQVWCAPGLAVRWLMPRLAEIERLIPDREIVLRPTDQAPDLSRGEADVEIRFGPREAAGVRGEALIAPRFFPAASPAFLAGRPPVGSLADLAALPLVHEETREQWRSWLAGAGLDPVPPLDGPRLWYANVAIEAVLLGQGVALVNRLQVAPELADGRLVELLDTDVRLGAYVFQAGAERWNEPAVVRLRRWLIEALAATAAEHRADTVVT from the coding sequence GTGACGCGCCGGCTGCCGCCGCTCTCGGCGCTGCGCGCCTTCGAGGCGGTCGCCCGCCTCGGCAGCGTCCGCAAGGCCGCCGAGGAGCTCGGCGTCGACCATTCCGCCGTCGCGCGCCACGTCCGCAACCTCGAGGCCGCCGTCGGCGTGCGCCTGATCGACACCGGCACCCGCGGCTCGACGCCGACGCCGGAGGGCCGGCGCTACGCCGAGCAGGCCGCGCTCGCCTTCGACGTTCTCGCCGCCGCGACGGCGGCGCTGCGCCCGGCCGGCAAGCGCGGCGAGCTGCAGGTCTGGTGCGCCCCCGGGCTGGCGGTGCGCTGGCTGATGCCGCGGCTCGCCGAGATCGAGCGGCTAATTCCCGACCGCGAGATCGTGCTCCGGCCGACCGACCAGGCCCCCGACCTTTCCCGCGGCGAGGCCGACGTCGAAATCCGCTTCGGCCCGCGCGAGGCTGCCGGCGTGCGCGGCGAGGCGCTGATCGCCCCGCGCTTCTTCCCCGCCGCGAGCCCGGCCTTCCTCGCCGGCCGGCCGCCCGTCGGCTCGCTCGCCGACCTCGCGGCGCTGCCGCTCGTCCACGAGGAGACCCGCGAGCAGTGGCGCAGCTGGCTCGCCGGCGCCGGGCTCGACCCGGTGCCGCCGCTCGACGGCCCGCGGCTGTGGTACGCCAACGTCGCCATCGAGGCGGTGCTGCTCGGCCAGGGCGTCGCGCTCGTCAACCGGCTGCAGGTCGCGCCCGAACTCGCCGACGGCCGGCTGGTCGAACTGCTCGACACCGACGTCCGCCTCGGCGCCTACGTCTTCCAGGCCGGCGCCGAGCGCTGGAACGAGCCCGCCGTCGTCCGGCTGCGGCGCTGGCTCATCGAGGCGCTGGCCGCGACCGCCGCGGAGCATCGCGCTGACACAGTGGTGACCTGA
- a CDS encoding RluA family pseudouridine synthase, producing MTDDELIARILHRDSHMLIVDKPAGIPVHAGFGGGETLDAHFEALRFGLPNPPALAHRLDRDTSGCLVLGRHRRATAELGALFATQKVEKTYLAVVCGAVADDAGMIDAPLAKVAHERRSWWMKVDPAGQPSRTEWRVVARGERLTVVDLSPKTGRTHQLRVHMAHLGHPIVGDGVYGGDLARGVDKHLHLHARRVVVPFLKKKPPVVAEAPVPDHMRRLLGRLGALDAAGALVLPAGPMS from the coding sequence ATGACCGACGACGAGCTCATCGCCCGCATCCTCCACCGCGACAGCCACATGCTGATCGTCGACAAGCCCGCAGGCATCCCGGTCCACGCCGGTTTCGGCGGCGGCGAGACGCTCGACGCCCATTTCGAGGCGTTGCGCTTCGGTCTGCCCAACCCGCCGGCCCTCGCCCACCGGCTCGACCGAGACACCTCCGGCTGCCTCGTGCTCGGCCGCCACCGCCGCGCCACCGCCGAACTCGGCGCGCTCTTCGCCACGCAGAAGGTCGAGAAGACTTATCTCGCCGTCGTCTGCGGCGCCGTGGCCGACGACGCCGGCATGATCGACGCCCCGCTCGCCAAGGTCGCCCACGAGCGGCGGTCGTGGTGGATGAAGGTCGATCCGGCCGGCCAGCCGTCGCGCACGGAATGGCGCGTCGTCGCCCGCGGCGAACGGCTCACCGTGGTCGACCTGTCGCCGAAGACCGGGCGGACCCACCAGCTGCGCGTCCACATGGCCCACCTCGGCCATCCGATCGTCGGCGACGGCGTCTACGGCGGCGACCTCGCCCGCGGCGTCGACAAGCACCTCCATCTCCACGCCCGCCGGGTCGTGGTGCCCTTCCTGAAGAAGAAGCCGCCGGTGGTGGCGGAGGCGCCGGTGCCGGACCACATGCGCCGCCTGCTCGGCCGCCTCGGCGCCCTCGACGCCGCCGGCGCCCTGGTCCTGCCGGCGGGGCCGATGTCGTGA